In Helicobacter bilis, a genomic segment contains:
- the tatB gene encoding Sec-independent protein translocase protein TatB, with product MLGFGIGEIILIVIVAIIVLGPDKLPNALIEMAKFVRVVKRTMQDAKDTLDREVNLAEIKKEAQAYKDKLEQSVDISKELNVDDIQKDMQKGINDVQHLFKDYNPKPIQLDTQTNNTESTSTNNENLTTNHADSINNLDSNPLGWDMEFRTQQNGENLDSKITHPKPCTHPDLVENLDSKNYNLNPATKEANRNLATINYHTERSEISSMESQQDSSPFSKIQNDNKLDSNPAQSTEKTESANKANHA from the coding sequence TTGCTAGGATTTGGAATCGGTGAAATTATCCTTATAGTGATAGTTGCCATTATTGTGCTAGGACCTGATAAGTTGCCAAATGCACTGATTGAAATGGCAAAATTTGTGCGTGTTGTAAAAAGGACCATGCAAGATGCAAAAGACACACTTGATAGAGAAGTAAATCTAGCAGAGATTAAAAAAGAGGCACAAGCCTATAAAGATAAGCTAGAACAAAGCGTAGATATTAGCAAAGAACTCAATGTAGATGACATACAAAAGGATATGCAAAAGGGCATAAATGATGTGCAGCATTTATTTAAAGACTACAATCCAAAGCCAATCCAGCTTGACACACAGACAAATAATACAGAATCTACAAGCACTAATAATGAAAATCTAACAACAAATCATGCAGATTCTATAAATAATCTAGATTCTAATCCACTTGGGTGGGATATGGAGTTTAGGACGCAACAAAATGGAGAGAATCTAGATTCTAAGATAACGCACCCTAAACCCTGCACCCACCCAGATTTGGTAGAGAATCTAGATTCTAAAAATTACAACCTAAATCCCGCCACCAAAGAAGCGAATAGAAATCTAGCTACAATAAACTATCATACTGAGCGTAGCGAAATATCTAGCATGGAATCTCAACAAGATTCTTCACCTTTTTCAAAAATTCAAAATGATAATAAGTTAGATTCTAATCCCGCACAAAGCACAGAAAAAACAGAATCTGCAAATAAGGCAAATCATGCTTAA
- the motA gene encoding flagellar motor stator protein MotA produces MDLTSILGIILAITSLSVGDILEGGNPVHLVHLSSVIIVIPTAAMCAMTATHAHAVKAAFKELKIVFVNPKVNMNNTIRQMVEFSSEARKNGLLTLESRVSQLEDDFTREAMSMIIDGREAKDVREDMEIQIEQLEHYYHSAAHYWIQFGETCPTMGLVGAVCGLILALTLLDNPAAMAAGIGGAFTATVTGIMGAYAIFGPFGQKMKAKSHDIIIEKVMILEAVVGIANGDNPRNLEAKLLGFIPPGEPKISQFE; encoded by the coding sequence ATGGATTTAACGAGTATTTTAGGTATTATTTTGGCGATTACAAGCCTTTCTGTTGGGGATATACTAGAGGGCGGAAACCCTGTTCATCTAGTGCATTTAAGCTCTGTTATCATCGTGATTCCGACTGCGGCGATGTGTGCGATGACAGCCACACACGCACATGCGGTAAAAGCGGCATTTAAGGAATTAAAAATCGTTTTTGTGAATCCAAAGGTAAATATGAATAATACCATTAGGCAAATGGTAGAGTTTAGCTCAGAAGCGCGTAAAAATGGACTTCTAACACTTGAATCAAGAGTATCGCAACTAGAAGATGACTTCACACGAGAAGCAATGTCAATGATTATTGATGGACGCGAAGCAAAAGATGTGCGTGAAGATATGGAGATTCAAATCGAGCAGCTAGAGCATTACTATCATAGTGCGGCACACTATTGGATTCAGTTTGGTGAGACATGTCCTACGATGGGGCTTGTTGGTGCGGTGTGCGGTCTTATCCTTGCGCTTACGCTACTTGATAATCCGGCGGCTATGGCGGCTGGTATCGGTGGTGCATTTACGGCGACTGTTACAGGGATTATGGGTGCGTATGCGATCTTTGGTCCATTTGGTCAAAAAATGAAGGCAAAATCACATGATATCATCATCGAAAAAGTAATGATATTAGAAGCGGTTGTAGGCATTGCAAATGGAGATAACCCAAGAAACCTAGAAGCGAAACTTTTAGGATTTATCCCACCGGGTGAGCCAAAAATATCACAATTTGAATAG
- the motB gene encoding flagellar motor protein MotB has translation MAKKCKCEECPAGEKWAVPYADFLSLLLALFIALYAISAANTSRVKAVTEAFITIFDATPMPERTMPVMIIPPDPGTVRQETKDTLKNTSTNLNAPTTVVTITQLSNLIQDGGLLEQIEQGTTLRLPSDILFEPGTAELVNQDRKTELDLLATAIAKMPPEVTINIRGYTDNSSPAGYRNNYELAAARASNVMEYLMSRGVDPARLSFTSYGQYNPIVPNTSEVNRRANNRVEVFFATTKTSVHEVQGVLEDMQQ, from the coding sequence ATGGCAAAGAAATGTAAATGTGAAGAATGTCCAGCGGGAGAGAAATGGGCTGTTCCTTATGCGGACTTCCTTTCACTGCTACTCGCACTTTTTATTGCGCTTTATGCGATTTCAGCGGCTAATACTTCAAGGGTAAAGGCAGTTACTGAAGCATTTATTACCATTTTTGACGCAACGCCTATGCCAGAACGCACTATGCCTGTAATGATTATCCCACCAGACCCCGGAACCGTTAGACAGGAAACAAAAGATACGCTAAAAAATACTTCTACAAACCTTAATGCACCAACAACGGTTGTAACTATCACGCAGTTATCAAACCTTATACAAGATGGTGGTTTGTTAGAGCAAATCGAGCAAGGAACGACTCTAAGACTTCCTTCAGACATTCTATTTGAGCCCGGCACTGCAGAGCTTGTGAATCAAGACAGAAAAACAGAGCTTGATCTACTTGCAACAGCGATTGCAAAAATGCCACCAGAAGTTACGATAAATATTAGGGGTTATACGGATAATTCAAGCCCGGCAGGCTATCGTAATAACTACGAGCTTGCAGCCGCTAGAGCATCAAATGTTATGGAATACCTAATGAGTAGGGGTGTCGATCCTGCTAGACTTTCTTTCACTTCCTATGGGCAGTATAATCCTATCGTGCCAAATACAAGTGAAGTCAATCGCCGTGCAAACAATCGCGTTGAAGTATTCTTTGCGACAACAAAAACTTCTGTCCATGAAGTGCAAGGCGTATTAGAAGATATGCAGCAATAG